In the Enterobacter cloacae subsp. cloacae ATCC 13047 genome, TCACCAGTTGACACTGATACAGATCCTTCAGATGCGCTAGCAACCCTGCCGACAAGTCCGGATGGCTTCTGACCACCCACACCTGAATTCAGGGCTGCAATGTGCGCCACGAGCATATTCAGATACACCGCACGCACATTTACATCAGTAACAGGACTGCAATCAGTGTTATCAAGGTAGACCGTTGCCTCAACGAAATACGCATTCAGCAGCGTGTCACTTACCGTGTCAAACTCGGGGTAACGCTCACGGAATGCGTTAATGT is a window encoding:
- a CDS encoding DUF4054 domain-containing protein is translated as MAIVVFDINAFRERYPEFDTVSDTLLNAYFVEATVYLDNTDCSPVTDVNVRAVYLNMLVAHIAALNSGVGGQKPSGLVGRVASASEGSVSVSTGEVPVSPSSWWYLQTPYGAAYWQATAPYRTFKYVPGASPSFYPGHYYRRPVTRR